A single Sphingomonas sp. IW22 DNA region contains:
- the rpsE gene encoding 30S ribosomal protein S5, which produces MADENNQTETPVEATAPEANTGAPRGGRGGRGRGPGGDNRGRGGRDGNRGRRDDRNRDDGGEELIEKLVHINRVSKTVKGGKRFGFAALVVVGDGKGRVGFGHGKAREVPEAISKATASAKKKMIRVPLREGRTLHHDGRGHFGAGNVYVRSAPSGTGIIAGGPMRAVFESLGVADVVTKSTGTSNPYNMIRATFEALGEQTSPKAVAQRRGKKIADLLGRGGSQTAEADAAAIVE; this is translated from the coding sequence ATGGCGGACGAGAACAACCAGACCGAGACCCCGGTCGAGGCGACCGCGCCGGAAGCGAACACCGGTGCGCCGCGCGGCGGTCGTGGCGGTCGGGGCCGTGGCCCCGGCGGCGACAATCGCGGCCGTGGCGGTCGTGACGGCAACCGTGGTCGTCGCGACGACCGCAACCGCGACGACGGTGGTGAAGAGCTGATCGAAAAGCTCGTGCACATCAACCGCGTGTCCAAGACGGTCAAGGGCGGCAAGCGCTTCGGCTTTGCGGCGCTGGTCGTCGTGGGCGACGGCAAGGGCCGTGTCGGCTTTGGTCATGGCAAGGCGCGCGAAGTGCCGGAAGCCATCAGCAAGGCGACGGCTTCGGCCAAGAAGAAGATGATCCGCGTGCCGCTGCGCGAGGGTCGGACCCTTCACCATGACGGTCGCGGTCACTTCGGTGCCGGCAACGTCTATGTCCGTTCGGCGCCGTCGGGTACGGGCATCATCGCCGGCGGTCCGATGCGCGCCGTGTTCGAGAGCCTTGGCGTCGCCGACGTGGTGACCAAGTCGACCGGCACGTCGAACCCCTACAACATGATCCGCGCCACGTTCGAGGCCCTTGGCGAGCAGACCTCGCCCAAGGCCGTCGCACAGCGTCGCGGCAAGAAGATTGCCGACCTGCTCGGCCGTGGCGGTTCGCAGACCGCCGAGGCCGACGCCGCGGCGATCGTGGAGTAA
- the rpsQ gene encoding 30S ribosomal protein S17, whose translation MPKRVLTGMIVSDKTDKTVVVSVERKVKHPLYGKIIRRSKKYHAHDEGNEYREGETVRIEETAPISKLKTWKVIARVNTHATPEEVAAEAGA comes from the coding sequence ATGCCGAAGCGTGTGCTGACCGGGATGATCGTCTCGGACAAGACCGACAAGACGGTGGTCGTCAGCGTGGAGCGGAAGGTCAAGCACCCGCTCTACGGCAAGATCATCCGTCGCTCGAAGAAGTATCATGCCCATGACGAGGGCAATGAGTATCGCGAGGGCGAGACCGTGCGGATCGAAGAGACCGCGCCGATCTCGAAGCTCAAGACCTGGAAGGTGATCGCACGGGTCAACACCCATGCGACTCCGGAAGAGGTCGCGGCGGAAGCCGGCGCGTAA
- the rplP gene encoding 50S ribosomal protein L16 — MLQPKRTKFRKAFKGRIKGEAKGGATLNFGAYGLKAMEPERITARQIEAARRAITRHIKRQGRLWIRVFPDLPVSSKPAEVRMGSGKGAPEYWAARVKPGRILFELDGVPGPLAAEAFERAAMKLPIKTKVVARLGDTSHLEG, encoded by the coding sequence ATGCTGCAACCAAAGCGCACCAAGTTCCGCAAGGCCTTCAAGGGCCGGATCAAGGGCGAGGCCAAGGGTGGCGCGACCTTGAACTTCGGCGCCTATGGCCTGAAGGCGATGGAGCCGGAGCGGATTACCGCCCGTCAGATCGAAGCGGCTCGCCGCGCGATCACGCGTCACATCAAGCGCCAGGGCCGCTTGTGGATCCGCGTGTTCCCCGATCTCCCCGTTTCGTCGAAGCCGGCCGAAGTCCGCATGGGCTCGGGCAAGGGCGCCCCTGAATATTGGGCGGCGCGCGTGAAGCCCGGCCGTATTCTGTTCGAGCTGGACGGTGTTCCCGGTCCGCTCGCGGCGGAAGCGTTCGAGCGTGCGGCGATGAAGCTGCCGATCAAGACCAAGGTCGTGGCGCGCCTCGGCGACACGTCGCACCTGGAGGGCTAA
- the rpsC gene encoding 30S ribosomal protein S3, translating into MGHKSNPIGLRLQINRTWDSRWFAEGADYGRLLLEDLKIRQYIMKTLKQAAISKVVIERPAKLCRISIYAARPGVIIGKKGADIEKLRKKLGSMTASDVSLNIVEIRKPEVDARLVAQGIADQLERRIAFRRAMKRAVQSAMRLGAEGIRINCGGRLGGAEIARTEWYREGRVPLHTLRANIDHAEAEAHTAYGVCGVKVWIFKGEILGHDPLATDRLNLESQTSGVRPARDDRRN; encoded by the coding sequence ATGGGTCACAAGAGCAATCCCATCGGTCTGCGCCTGCAGATCAACCGCACCTGGGACAGCCGCTGGTTCGCCGAGGGCGCTGACTATGGCCGTCTTCTGCTGGAGGATCTCAAGATCCGCCAGTACATCATGAAGACGCTGAAGCAGGCCGCGATCAGCAAGGTCGTGATCGAGCGTCCGGCCAAGCTGTGCCGCATCTCGATCTATGCCGCTCGTCCGGGCGTCATCATCGGCAAGAAGGGCGCGGACATCGAAAAGCTTCGCAAGAAGCTGGGCTCGATGACCGCATCGGACGTGTCGCTGAACATCGTCGAAATCCGCAAGCCGGAAGTCGATGCCCGCCTCGTGGCTCAGGGCATCGCCGACCAGCTGGAGCGCCGTATCGCGTTCCGTCGCGCCATGAAGCGTGCGGTTCAGTCGGCGATGCGTCTCGGCGCCGAGGGCATCCGCATCAACTGCGGCGGCCGTCTGGGCGGCGCGGAAATCGCGCGGACCGAGTGGTATCGCGAAGGCCGCGTTCCGCTGCACACGCTGCGCGCGAACATCGACCATGCTGAGGCTGAGGCTCACACCGCTTATGGCGTGTGCGGCGTCAAGGTGTGGATCTTCAAGGGCGAAATCCTCGGGCACGACCCGCTGGCTACCGATCGCCTGAACCTGGAATCGCAGACCTCGGGCGTGCGCCCGGCGCGCGACGACCGTAGGAACTAA
- the rpsS gene encoding 30S ribosomal protein S19, with protein sequence MARSVWKGPFVELSLLKKAEAAHDAGGRGGPIKTWSRRSTILPSFVGLTFNVYNGRKFVPVSVNEEMVGMKLGEFAPTRFFPGHAADKKGKR encoded by the coding sequence ATGGCTCGTTCGGTTTGGAAAGGTCCGTTCGTGGAGCTCAGCCTTCTGAAGAAGGCAGAGGCCGCGCATGACGCCGGTGGTCGCGGTGGCCCGATCAAGACGTGGTCGCGCCGCTCGACGATCCTGCCGTCGTTCGTGGGCCTGACGTTCAACGTCTACAACGGCCGCAAGTTCGTGCCGGTGTCGGTCAACGAAGAAATGGTCGGTATGAAGCTGGGTGAATTCGCGCCGACGCGCTTCTTCCCCGGCCACGCCGCCGACAAGAAGGGCAAGCGCTGA
- the rplF gene encoding 50S ribosomal protein L6 yields the protein MSRIGKKPVSVPSGVSANIASGQLSVKGPKGTLTMPLADDIKYETVDGGISVQPANETKRARAFWGMQRTLVQNLVTGVSEGFTKKLLITGVGYRASTQGKTLKLQLGYSHDVNFDIPEGIEIKTPDQTTIEISGIDKQKVGQVAAEIRRWRKPEPYKGKGIKYADEFIFRKEGKKK from the coding sequence ATGAGCCGCATCGGCAAGAAGCCGGTCAGCGTCCCTTCGGGCGTCTCGGCGAACATCGCGAGCGGCCAGCTCAGCGTGAAGGGTCCTAAGGGCACCCTCACCATGCCGCTGGCTGACGACATCAAGTATGAAACCGTCGATGGTGGCATTTCGGTGCAGCCGGCGAACGAGACCAAGCGCGCTCGCGCGTTCTGGGGCATGCAGCGTACGCTGGTCCAGAACCTGGTCACGGGTGTTTCGGAAGGCTTCACCAAGAAGTTGCTGATCACCGGTGTCGGCTATCGTGCCAGCACGCAGGGCAAGACGCTCAAGCTGCAGCTCGGCTACAGCCACGACGTCAATTTCGACATCCCCGAGGGTATCGAAATCAAGACGCCCGATCAGACGACGATCGAGATCTCCGGCATCGACAAGCAGAAGGTCGGTCAGGTCGCCGCTGAGATCCGCCGCTGGCGCAAGCCCGAGCCCTACAAGGGCAAGGGTATCAAGTACGCCGACGAGTTCATCTTCCGCAAGGAAGGGAAGAAGAAGTAA
- the rplV gene encoding 50S ribosomal protein L22, with translation MSKQKAPRRVADNEALSVGTQIRGSAQKLSLVAGLIRGQKAGDAMNILTFSKKAMAEDARKVLASAIANAENNHNLDVDALVVAEASVGKSITMKRFHTRGRGKSTRILKPFSRLRIVVREVQEA, from the coding sequence ATGAGCAAGCAGAAAGCTCCGCGTCGCGTCGCCGATAACGAGGCGCTGTCGGTCGGCACGCAGATCCGTGGTTCGGCTCAGAAGCTGAGCCTGGTCGCCGGTCTGATCCGCGGCCAGAAGGCTGGCGATGCGATGAACATCCTCACCTTCTCGAAGAAGGCGATGGCCGAGGACGCGCGCAAGGTGCTGGCGTCGGCAATCGCCAACGCCGAGAACAACCACAATCTCGACGTCGACGCACTGGTCGTCGCCGAAGCGAGCGTGGGCAAGTCGATCACGATGAAGCGGTTCCACACGCGTGGCCGCGGCAAGTCGACGCGCATCCTCAAGCCGTTCTCGCGGCTGCGGATCGTCGTCCGCGAAGTGCAGGAGGCCTGA
- the rplO gene encoding 50S ribosomal protein L15, which translates to MKLNDIRDNKGARKERVRVGRGIGSGLGKTAGRGQKGAKARSGVAINGFEGGQMPLHMRLPKRGFNNPFAKDYAEINLGALQKAVDAGKLDTGATLDQAALNAAGLTRGGTDGVRVLGKGELTAKLNLKVAGVSKGAREAIEKAGGSVEVIEVVPAAEKAAAKKGKARAERLADKDAKQKAKA; encoded by the coding sequence ATGAAACTGAACGACATCCGCGACAACAAGGGCGCCCGCAAGGAGCGCGTGCGCGTCGGCCGTGGCATCGGCTCGGGCCTGGGCAAGACTGCCGGTCGCGGTCAGAAGGGTGCGAAGGCGCGCTCGGGCGTCGCAATCAACGGCTTTGAGGGCGGTCAGATGCCGCTCCACATGCGTCTGCCGAAGCGCGGCTTCAACAACCCGTTCGCCAAGGACTATGCCGAGATCAATCTCGGCGCGCTGCAGAAGGCGGTCGATGCGGGCAAGCTGGACACCGGCGCGACGCTGGACCAGGCGGCGCTGAACGCAGCCGGTCTGACGCGCGGCGGTACCGACGGCGTGCGCGTGCTGGGCAAGGGCGAACTGACCGCCAAGCTGAACCTGAAGGTTGCCGGCGTGTCGAAGGGCGCGCGTGAGGCTATTGAAAAGGCCGGCGGTTCGGTCGAAGTGATCGAGGTTGTTCCGGCAGCCGAAAAGGCGGCGGCGAAGAAGGGCAAGGCCCGCGCCGAGCGCCTGGCCGACAAGGACGCCAAGCAGAAGGCCAAGGCCTGA
- the rpmC gene encoding 50S ribosomal protein L29, producing MTKASDLRAKSDDQLTEELGNLKREAFNLRFQAATSQLEKSSRVREVRRDIARIKTLQTERSRSDAK from the coding sequence ATGACCAAGGCAAGTGATCTGCGCGCCAAGAGCGACGATCAGCTGACCGAAGAGCTGGGCAATCTGAAGCGCGAGGCGTTCAACCTTCGTTTTCAGGCGGCGACGAGCCAGCTCGAAAAGTCGAGCCGCGTTCGTGAAGTGCGTCGCGACATCGCACGCATCAAGACGCTGCAGACCGAGCGTTCGCGCTCGGACGCGAAGTAA
- the rplE gene encoding 50S ribosomal protein L5 encodes MADTYTPRLRKLYDESIAKAMTEKFGYKNALEVPRIEKIVLNMGVGEATQDKKKVDQAASEMELIAGQKPVVTRAKKSIAQFKLREGMPIGVKVTLRRERMYEFLDRFVTIALPRVRDFRGLNPKSFDGRGNYACGIKEQIIFPEINYDRIDKVRGMDVIVTTTAKTDDEARELLRLFGFPFPQAADDEAKQAA; translated from the coding sequence ATGGCTGACACCTACACCCCGCGCCTCCGCAAGCTGTACGACGAGTCGATCGCCAAGGCGATGACCGAGAAGTTCGGCTACAAGAACGCGCTTGAAGTGCCTCGCATCGAGAAGATCGTCCTGAACATGGGCGTGGGCGAAGCGACGCAGGACAAAAAGAAGGTCGATCAGGCCGCTTCCGAAATGGAGCTGATCGCTGGCCAGAAGCCGGTTGTCACGCGCGCCAAGAAGTCGATCGCACAGTTCAAGCTGCGTGAAGGCATGCCGATCGGCGTCAAGGTCACGCTCCGTCGTGAGCGCATGTACGAATTCCTCGACCGTTTCGTCACGATCGCGCTGCCGCGCGTCCGCGACTTTCGCGGTCTCAACCCGAAGAGCTTCGACGGCCGCGGCAACTATGCCTGCGGTATCAAGGAGCAGATCATTTTCCCCGAGATCAACTATGACCGCATCGACAAGGTGCGCGGCATGGACGTGATCGTCACCACGACCGCGAAGACCGACGATGAAGCACGTGAGCTTCTGCGTCTGTTCGGCTTCCCGTTCCCCCAGGCGGCGGACGATGAAGCAAAGCAAGCGGCGTAA
- the rpsH gene encoding 30S ribosomal protein S8 has translation MALTDPLGDMLTRIRNGQRARKDSVLTPASKLRVRVLDVLQREGYIRGYSEEQMGPAAGIRIELKYFEGQPAIKHVARVSKPGRRVYSGSQELPKVRNGLGITIVSTPNGVLSDAEAREQNVGGEVLAEVF, from the coding sequence ATGGCATTGACCGATCCCCTGGGTGACATGCTCACCCGCATCCGCAACGGCCAGCGCGCGCGCAAGGACTCGGTCCTGACGCCTGCGTCGAAGCTGCGGGTCCGTGTGCTCGACGTGCTTCAGCGCGAGGGCTATATCCGTGGCTACAGCGAAGAGCAGATGGGCCCCGCGGCCGGCATCCGCATCGAGCTGAAGTATTTCGAAGGCCAGCCGGCAATCAAGCATGTGGCGCGCGTCTCCAAGCCGGGTCGCCGCGTGTACAGCGGTTCGCAGGAACTGCCCAAGGTCCGCAACGGTCTGGGCATCACGATTGTCTCGACGCCGAACGGCGTTCTGTCCGACGCCGAAGCGCGCGAGCAGAATGTTGGCGGCGAAGTGCTGGCGGAGGTGTTCTGA
- the rplN gene encoding 50S ribosomal protein L14 has product MIQMQSNLDVADNSGAKRVQCIKVLGGSKRRTAGVGDVIVVSVKEAAPRGRVKKGDVHRAVIVRTRKDIRRADGSVIRFDGNAAVLVNKNEEPIGTRIFGPVVRELRGKGYMKIISLAPEVL; this is encoded by the coding sequence ATGATCCAAATGCAGTCCAACCTGGACGTTGCTGACAACAGCGGCGCCAAGCGGGTTCAGTGCATCAAGGTGCTGGGTGGCTCGAAGCGCCGCACGGCGGGCGTGGGCGACGTCATCGTCGTCAGCGTCAAGGAAGCAGCTCCGCGCGGTCGCGTGAAGAAGGGCGACGTTCATCGCGCCGTCATCGTTCGCACCCGCAAGGATATCCGCCGCGCCGATGGCTCGGTCATCCGCTTCGACGGCAATGCCGCGGTGCTCGTGAACAAGAACGAGGAGCCGATCGGCACCCGTATCTTTGGCCCGGTCGTGCGTGAACTGCGCGGCAAGGGTTACATGAAGATCATCTCGCTCGCGCCGGAGGTGCTGTAA
- the rplR gene encoding 50S ribosomal protein L18, with amino-acid sequence MSKGLSLFEKRRRRNRTALRARAGGRPRLSVHRSGRHIYAQVIDDTEGKTLASASSLVKDGKGQLGATTEAAADVGKRLAEAAKAAGVTQVVFDRGGFLYHGRVKALADAAREGGLEF; translated from the coding sequence ATGAGCAAGGGTCTCTCTCTCTTCGAGAAGCGGCGTCGCCGCAATCGCACCGCGCTGCGCGCGCGGGCCGGTGGTCGTCCGCGTCTGTCGGTGCATCGCTCGGGCCGGCATATCTATGCCCAGGTGATCGACGACACCGAAGGCAAGACGCTGGCTTCGGCGTCGAGCCTGGTCAAGGACGGCAAGGGCCAGTTGGGCGCCACCACCGAGGCTGCGGCCGATGTGGGCAAGCGTCTGGCCGAAGCGGCCAAGGCGGCCGGGGTGACGCAGGTCGTGTTCGACCGTGGCGGCTTCCTCTATCATGGTCGCGTCAAGGCGCTGGCGGATGCCGCGCGTGAAGGCGGATTGGAGTTCTAA
- the rpsN gene encoding 30S ribosomal protein S14, whose protein sequence is MAKLSSVNKNEKRRKMVAKYAPKYAKLKAIANDESLDETERLIARLKMAELPRNGNPTRIRNRCELTGRPRGYYRKFRLARVMLRDLANKGLIPGVTKSSW, encoded by the coding sequence ATGGCGAAACTGAGTTCTGTGAACAAGAACGAGAAGCGTCGCAAGATGGTCGCGAAGTATGCGCCCAAGTATGCGAAGCTCAAGGCGATTGCGAACGACGAGTCGCTCGACGAGACCGAGCGTCTCATCGCGCGCCTGAAGATGGCGGAGCTGCCGCGCAACGGCAATCCGACGCGTATTCGCAACCGTTGCGAACTGACCGGCCGCCCGCGCGGCTATTACCGCAAGTTCCGTCTTGCTCGCGTCATGCTGCGTGATCTGGCCAACAAGGGCCTGATCCCCGGTGTCACCAAGTCGAGCTGGTAA
- the rplX gene encoding 50S ribosomal protein L24 — translation MAAAKIKKGDKVVVLSGKDKGKTGEVVRSMPREDKVVVAGVNVAVRHKKPTQAAPQGGLERSEAPLHVSKVAHVTADGKPTRVRFEIRDGKKVRVAAKTGDVING, via the coding sequence ATGGCTGCCGCCAAGATCAAGAAGGGCGACAAGGTCGTCGTCCTGTCGGGCAAGGACAAGGGCAAGACCGGTGAGGTCGTCCGTTCGATGCCGCGTGAAGACAAGGTCGTCGTTGCCGGCGTGAACGTGGCCGTGCGCCACAAGAAGCCGACCCAGGCCGCGCCGCAGGGCGGGCTTGAGCGTTCGGAAGCGCCGCTGCACGTGTCCAAGGTCGCGCACGTCACTGCCGACGGCAAGCCGACGCGCGTCCGTTTTGAAATCCGCGACGGCAAGAAGGTTCGTGTCGCCGCCAAGACCGGGGATGTCATCAATGGCTGA
- the rpmD gene encoding 50S ribosomal protein L30, translated as MATIKVTQTGSPIRRTKDQRATLVGLGLNKMHKTVELEDTPAVRGMIQKVHHMVSVED; from the coding sequence ATGGCGACGATCAAGGTGACGCAGACGGGTTCGCCCATCCGCCGGACCAAGGACCAGCGCGCGACGCTGGTCGGCCTGGGCCTCAACAAGATGCACAAGACGGTCGAGCTGGAAGACACCCCTGCGGTGCGCGGCATGATCCAGAAGGTGCATCACATGGTGTCGGTCGAGGACTGA
- the secY gene encoding preprotein translocase subunit SecY → MASAADNLATSISLSKFGKATELKKRLWFTLGALIIFRMLSYVPLPGVDPTQLNLLAQQTQGGVMDFFNTFSGGALERMSIIALGVMPYITASIVVQLATSLSPQLAAIKKEGESGRKRLNQYTRYGTVALTAIQGWFIAVGLEAFGASAGAQAVVEPGMLFRVGAVISLIGGTMFLMWLGEQITSRGIGNGISLIIMAGIVAHLPTTLVQLFEGSRTGTVDPVRLVGIIVAVAALVLFICFMERAQRRILIQYPKRQTARGVQAERSHLPLKINTAGVIPPIFASSLLLMPLTISQFAGQSVSAANGGWWNDAMIGLNQYLTHGSPVYMALYAAGIIFFSFFYTAVVFNPEETAENLKRYGGFIPGIRPGKNTEAYFDYVLTRITVIGAAYLTIICLLPEYLVSALSIPFYLGGTSLLIVVNVTMDTVTQIQSHLLAHQYGDLIKKAKLKGGRARH, encoded by the coding sequence ATGGCATCCGCAGCCGACAATCTTGCTACCAGCATCAGCCTGTCGAAATTCGGCAAGGCGACCGAGTTGAAGAAGCGGCTCTGGTTCACGCTGGGCGCGCTCATCATCTTCCGCATGCTGAGCTATGTACCGCTGCCGGGTGTCGACCCGACTCAGCTCAACCTGCTGGCGCAGCAGACGCAGGGCGGCGTCATGGATTTCTTCAACACCTTCTCGGGCGGTGCGCTTGAGCGGATGTCGATCATCGCGCTGGGCGTCATGCCCTATATCACCGCGTCGATCGTCGTTCAGCTCGCGACATCCCTGTCGCCGCAGCTCGCGGCGATCAAGAAGGAAGGGGAGAGCGGTCGCAAGCGGCTGAACCAGTATACCCGCTACGGCACCGTCGCGCTGACCGCGATCCAGGGTTGGTTTATCGCCGTCGGCCTTGAAGCGTTCGGCGCTTCGGCCGGTGCGCAGGCTGTGGTCGAGCCGGGCATGCTGTTCCGGGTTGGTGCGGTTATCTCGCTGATCGGCGGCACCATGTTCCTGATGTGGCTGGGTGAGCAGATCACCAGCCGGGGCATCGGCAACGGCATTTCGCTGATCATCATGGCCGGCATCGTCGCGCATCTGCCGACAACGCTGGTCCAGTTGTTCGAGGGCAGCCGCACCGGGACGGTCGATCCCGTTCGTCTGGTTGGCATTATTGTCGCGGTGGCGGCCCTTGTCCTGTTCATCTGTTTCATGGAGCGCGCCCAGCGCCGCATCCTGATCCAGTATCCCAAGCGTCAGACCGCGCGCGGCGTCCAGGCCGAGCGCAGCCACCTGCCGCTCAAGATCAACACCGCGGGCGTGATTCCCCCGATCTTTGCCTCGTCGCTGCTGCTGATGCCGCTGACGATCAGCCAGTTCGCTGGCCAGAGCGTTTCAGCGGCCAATGGTGGCTGGTGGAACGATGCGATGATCGGGCTGAACCAGTATCTGACGCATGGCAGCCCGGTTTACATGGCGCTCTATGCCGCGGGCATCATCTTCTTCTCGTTCTTCTACACCGCCGTCGTCTTCAATCCGGAAGAGACCGCCGAGAACCTGAAGCGCTATGGCGGCTTCATTCCCGGCATCCGTCCCGGCAAGAATACCGAGGCGTATTTCGATTATGTGCTGACCCGTATCACGGTGATCGGCGCGGCCTATTTGACGATCATCTGCCTGCTGCCGGAATATCTGGTGTCGGCGCTCAGCATTCCCTTCTACCTTGGTGGGACTAGCCTGCTGATCGTCGTCAACGTAACCATGGACACGGTGACGCAGATTCAGTCGCACCTGCTGGCGCATCAATATGGCGACCTGATCAAAAAGGCCAAGCTGAAGGGCGGCCGCGCGCGCCACTAA